In the Populus trichocarpa isolate Nisqually-1 chromosome 1, P.trichocarpa_v4.1, whole genome shotgun sequence genome, one interval contains:
- the LOC7472975 gene encoding FCS-Like Zinc finger 10 yields the protein MADSDTETNSQPDTFSLRHLRSSFFNIPGFFVGCGYRGSQDFDSVRSPQSPLDFSFFTNLSNPFSNRSPRLPCQNVQKKWDCNKVGLGIVHLLVDETKPTGEVLDSDKRKTIIFAPQVKTFSSVKSNSLPRNYTISLSRTKTSSPRLGKSDGAFGSEGVLLETKPFESSSVIGLATSKPNLSSQKFYSENITTSTRSFPLEICDCSQTNKSLVIKPNSLPITVGSGQGYVGSLSAREIELSEDYTCIISHGPNPKTTHVFGDYILECHSNELSNFDKTENPGIKLPQEAKHPKHPTPFPPDEFFSFCYSCKKKLEKAEDIYMYRGEKVFCSFDCHSEETFAERETEKTCNKSSKSSPGSSYHEDVFLMVMPIAE from the exons ATGGCAGATTCTGATACAGAGACTAATTCTCAACCCGATACATTCAGTCTGAGACATTTAAGGAGCTCATTTTTCAATATTCCTGGTTTCTTTGTAGGATGTGGTTATAGAGGTTCACAAGATTTTGACTCAGTTAGGAGTCCGCAATCTCCACTTGATTTCAGTTTTTTCACAAATCTTAGCAACCCATTTAGCAATAGGTCCCCCAGATTGCCTTGCCAAAATGTCCAAAAGAAATGGGACTGCAACAAAGTAGGTCTTGGCATAGTACATTTACTTGTTGATGAAACCAAACCTACCGGTGAAGTTCTTGATTCAGATAAGAGAAAGACTATAATTTTTGCACCACAAGTGAAGACCTTTTCTTCTGTGAAATCCAATTCTTTACCGAGAAACTACACAATTTCACTATCCAGAACCAAGACTTCCAGTCCCCGACTAGGTAAATCAGATGGTGCCTTTGGGAGTGAGGGAGTGCTATTAGAAACTAAACCGTTTGAAAGCTCTTCTGTAATTGGCTTAGCAACTTCCAAACCCAACTTGAGTTCCCAAAAATTCTATTCAGAGAATATAACTACTAGTACAAGAAGTTTCCCGCTGGAAATCTGTGATTgttcacaaacaaacaaatcttTGGTGATCAAACCGAATTCACTTCCCATAACCGTTGGCTCTGGACAAGGATATGTAGGTTCTCTGTCTGCACGTGAGATTGAGCTATCTGAGGATTATACCTGTATAATTTCCCATGGTCCAAACCCTAAAACAACTCATGTTTTTGGTGACTATATTTTGGAATGTCACTCAAATGAGTTGTCCAATTTTGACAAAACAGAAAATCCGGGGATCAAATTGCCTCAAGAAGCTAAGCACCCAAAGCATCCAACCCCTTTTCCACCAGATGAGTTTTTTAGCTTCTGTTactcttgcaaaaaaaaattggagaagGCAGAAGACATTTATATGTACAG GGGTGAGAAAGTATTTTGCAGTTTTGATTGCCACTCTGAGGAAACTTTTGCTGAGCGGGAAACAGAGAAAACTTGCAACAAATCCTCCAAAAGCTCTCCCGGGTCAAGCTACCATGAAGATGTTTTCCTTATGGTTATGCCTATAGCTGAATAA